The Cicer arietinum cultivar CDC Frontier isolate Library 1 chromosome 1, Cicar.CDCFrontier_v2.0, whole genome shotgun sequence genome contains the following window.
TCTCCAAGTACATGATAACAAAGCTAATATCAGCAATATAAAGAATTTGAGTCCTGTGGCTTAACACTAGAGTCCATAATTCTGGTGTGGGAGCTAACAAGTAAACAAAACCACCCTTACTGCTGATTACTTTAGACCCAAAAGGCTTTCCAATCCAATCTGAATGTTTAAAAACACCGAAACGATTCTGCAAGACTGAACCCTCAGACACTGTTATAGCCTTCATATTGTCATGCCTCTCATAAACAATAACCAGGTCGCCGTCACCAATAGTTCGATTGAACGATATTCTTTTTGCAGGATGACTAGCCAACATCATGGAAGTCTTCAAATACTTCAACCTAGTAAAAAATAACAACTATCTGTCATCCACAAAAGGAAGAAACCAATTACATTTGTGGTGAATGTTGTGAGAACATGGTTTCAAATTGCAATTTGCATCTACAGTTGCAGGAGCAATAAAACGGTTTTAAAGAATCCAACTGTAATTACGGCCTTTTCTACATTTTACCACAATATAAAAATTCGAAGCCTAACATAAACCACAATTTAAACCACGTGTGAGAGTATATATAATCTTCAACTTCAAGTCAAAATTCATGAAAACATTAATAACATACACTTCTGGATTCCACTTAGTGTCCAAATTCAAAAATCATTTGAGCATATACAAATGATGTGAGTAAAAGCAGAATAATTAAAGCCCAATTCCCTAAAATGAGGCTAAGAACTTTTATTTGTCATATACCATCCCCTATTTTCTGTTACAAACAGAGGTTTACATCTAGAAGGTTAGAACAgaagaataaaaacaaaaatacagtcacaaaaaatcaaaacattgtttgaaatcttaaaaactaaaacaataatCTAGCAACTAGAAGACATTTGAATTTGAGCAAGCTCTTATATTTACCAAgtagaaattaattaaaagttgaAAACTTGTTTCTACCAATTAGTTGCTTTAGAAGTTGAAGAAATTGGGTACGCCTTCGATCAGGATTTCGAAGCTTACACTCTGCGTTTCATGAACCAAATAAACAATGACACTGACCTAACCCTAGTTATTAGAATAGAACACAACATTGGTCAAAATAGAATTGGAACCCAACAAAACGAAGCGCTTTGACCTAATATAGACGACATATCAAATTACtactactttttattttattttttatatcaaactATTTATGATTAAGGCAAAACAAATATTGtggtacttttttattttaataaaatatataaagtatcaattgaattcttttatttttataaactaaatttaGGGCGAGCATAGTgcatcattataaaataaaaaatattttattttattaaatactaattaaaaaatttatatttctcaCTCTTTAATGACATctgtaaatttaatatttatatttttaacattaaACTAAACTATTAGaattaaaagatcaattttatatttactagcGTGTAGATTTTAACTGTAAATattgtctatttttttaataaaaactatagtatacacaaacttttatacaattattacaaaaaattaaattatgtatgtCGGTGAGAAAAGATAATTAATTGTATGTCTTATGCAAGttaaaatcgaaagaaaaaaaaaatgccaaACCAGATATCTTATTTATGTAACATTTTTAGATAAATCTCAAATCACTGATTGGTCTGAGTGTCAAGCACACTCGATCCATCCATCACTAAAACATGTATAAATtaagtgatattttttaatattctaatagTAACATTTTGCcaacattattttatatttgtatttaaattttatttttcacatgtaaaattaattattaaattattataatcaaatttattttacatttattttttcaatcaataataaaattaaacaatttatatatttgttgaaACGTTGTTGATCTTAGATTAGAACagtaaaaattatgttttaagaCTAACCAAtagaattaaaacaaaataggcTATACACAAAGactataaaattaaatcaaaaacaattaatttaaacAACTATAAATTAAGATTCTTTAAATAGAAGTTTCTTAAAATCacgattaaaatataaaaatacatttaacatATACTTAAtgtcttataaataaaaaagataaccgAGAGAGTGTTGTTTCTtgttagataaaatattttttccttCTCTGTCTTTCGACATCATCATTGAGATTATGCATGAACTCGTTGATGAATAAAACAACATAGACAAGTTAATCAAAACACAAACATATAAAACGAAAAACTCCCAAATAAAAGAGAAACCCACAATTGATATTAACAAAAAATCACATCAAtattatgtgaattttttttacaacatattAATAATTCTTAAATTAACTTCTCTTAGAAAGTAATTagagatgttttaaatattttgaagctgttgttcaatttaaaaattagatcTATGACAAATAAgtgtaatttaaataaataaaaaagacatttgttaaataattaataatggaAAAAATCAATTAGAAATGTATTGAAACttatgtttttaactttttgcaaatttaaaaattattacttttatacAAAACTTCTATTTTTTGTTGCTTAACAGATGTTATTaaaaattggtaaaataaatttcagtctctataaaaaattcttaactttttagtctatatactttttaattcgcttttagtctctattttgaatttttttttgtaaaaaaaataaatatttttagttcttaaaaaatgttcatataaaatcaaaatagataCTAGgtgtgaataaaaaaaattataaattaaatttaaaatattttaattttgtaagaattaaaaatatatttaactaaaaaaaattcactttcattttatcatattataaaaaataaaagaaatcgaAGTCTTTCGATTGAATATCTTGTGTTATTGGAGTGCTTGTACAACTCAATAGCTGACCCTAACACTAACCCCCAATAAACATACACATTTCAATGTAACTAAGGGTATTTAGACAGGGTGTTTCATTGATGTGCAATCAAAGGTAATACAAATATATGTGAATGATAAAACTTTTGTTTTGAGGGgaaatatattcaaatgaatGAACTCACGCTTAATTTGAGgaaaattattgttatataaaatgtaaatcacatttagtaaaaaaaagtttatatttaataCTATACAAGTAAAATAACtctatcttaatttttttaataaatatgtaatgcCTAATCCATCTATATGATTAATCTTAGTCTAATGTGATTATACACATATCCACTCATAACCCAACCCAAGATGATTagatcataaaatattataggcCCACTTAATCTTATGAAGTCAGTGCACAAAATGTTAAAAGTAATATTATGTACAATAATGTACTTGTAgacaaaaatgaaagaaaaaggaaTATAAAAACATTTCTTCGATCGAAAGCAACCATTTTGGAGAGAATAGTgtgatattaaaaaatactacaGAATCCAGTAAGATGGAGTGCCCTACTGGCATTGCTGACACAAACACTGCCAATAGGTGagattaaacataaatattatatgagTATATAATACTAATTTAAAACGTTATGTTGCTCTAATCCCACTTCACTACAAACAAGACATCTACAAATAGTGGACGCAGCAAACAAAAACAATCATATAGCAATGactcaattattaatatttgatgAACGAAGGTTTCTTCGGTttcatttcatttaaatttctaaatttgcTGAATTGAAGGAACTATAATCTAATAGATATTCTAATTAAGCTGTTAGGTATATAAATTCATGTATTGTGAATAGTATGGGTTAAGTGACACGAGTCACcatttgaatgatatttttggaTGTAAATTGTGTAATCACTATAATGAATTGTAAAACTTCACTTCGAGAGTTTTAACgtttttacatatttaattgaactcaatagtttttattaaactaaattttttttaaattatttcatctATACATTTCGATcactatttaaataaaatctcTTATAATTTAACCAATAATATTAAACTTGACttcaattttcttatttaaaataaagccGTATAAAACTTTTAAGGTAAAGTATTACATCTATATAGTTTTATCATACTCAAGTGATTAGTCTTTGAAGTTTCATAaagaaatacataaatttacataaaaaaaaaaaaatgattagttATGTGTCAATGAACAAATTGATATCCAAAGTCATAAGTACAAGATGTCATCATAACACATCACAGTATAAAAACAAAGCCTTTGCTGCCAACAAAGAACCACCACAACTAATCTCACCAATTCACACCATTTTGTCAAACATAAAATCTCTTTTTTCTAACAACAGAGTCACATGTATATACCTCACTTTCCAAACACCTCTTCTAAACACCAAACCAATTCAACCCTTTTCCTCAATTCATCTCTTTACAACCATTAACCCATCCAATTCAAAAcatcacaattaaaaaatgaatctTGGAGAACATATAGCTTATGACATAATCATGGCAACTCTATCAATGTCTCTAATAGTTCTTGGTGTTTTCCTCTTCTATTATTGCAAAAAGAAACCAGTTGAATCAGAAGAAACACTTCCAATAAAACAAAGTGCTCGTGCATACCCTTTAACAGAAATCGATGCTGCAACAAACGGCTTCAACCATAGAAGAATTATTGGTAAAGGTCGTTTAGGAACAGTTTATGCAGGAACACTACAAGAGCTTGTAGCTGTGAAACGAATTCACCCTGTTCTTGTTTTAAGCAAAGCAGGTTTTGGTTTCTCATCAGTGATGAAATCTCTCTCTTTAGCTCAACACACCAACGTTGTATCTATCATAGGATTCTCAGAAGGACCAGGTGAAAGAATTATAGTTATGGAATTTATCCGAATGTCAAGTTTGGATTTTTACTTGCATGGAGACAATGATGGAGCTTCACTTTTGGATTGGAACAAGAGGTTTAAGATTGCAGCTGGTGTAGCTAGAGGGCTTCAATATCTTCATGAAGTTGTGTCACCAAATATTGTACATGGTTGTGTTAAGTCCTCTAATGTTCTTATTGATGTTAATTTTTGTGCTAGGATTTGTGATTATGGACTTAATTTTTTTGGGTTGGTTGAAAAAAGAGGGTTAATTGGTTATGTGGATGATGAATATTGGAATAATGAAGGAAATGGTTTAGGTGGTTCTAAGGAAAGTGATGTTTATGGGTTAGGGGTTATTTTGTTGGAGATTTTAAGTGGGAGAGAGTGTGAGGGAGGATTGTTGGTGAAGTGGGCATTGCCTTTGATTAAGGAAATGAGATTTAGTGAAGTTTTGGATCCTAGGTTAGTTATTCCTTGTGATATGAAACCTTTTGTTAGATTAGCAAAAGTTGCTTTGGCTTGTGTTGGTAATTCAAGGAAATGTAGGCCTTGTGTGGATCATGTGgtaaatattttgaacaatTTAGAGATGGAAGTTTGTTTCTTATCAAATTGATTGAGCATATGGCTTCaattttgtacaaaaaaaaagGGGAAGTACAATTGTTATCTGTTTGTTAGCAAGAAATGGAATGAAAAAGgaaatttctttttcattttttaatatatataagagagaaaaaaaaaaagaaattaattaaaagaggaaaagtGTAAAAATTagacaaattttatatttcaacgGATGATAGCAATTGAATCATGTCGACAATGTATTATTTaagatacattattttaatagattctttttttatttgttcaaCTTACATATATTATACTAAATTATATGAGTTGCATATGAATATGAATTTGttcaacttataaaaaaatgtgtacTATAGAGAATGTTGTTAATAGTTCCGGTAGTAATTAGTGAGGTTCGTGGAAGATTTTGACGAGGGAGGGATGATATATACACTAGTTGTGACAagttgacaaataaaaaatggtaaTTTGGAATAAAAATGTGAAGCCGTGCCGTTGTCTTTAGAACATTAAACGTTGATTTGTGGTTCCGTGTGGTGTGGGGATTCTTTACATTATGAAAGTGACATTAGTTTTAATTTTCAGAAAAACTAAGTTTCTTATTCAATGAAAAACTGAGTTTCTAATAAGCTTGTGTGTATAATATGTTAGTCTTAATTGCTTGCTTTTTTATCCAGCTTGTGATCACGTAATCGTACAAAGTGGTAGATTTTAAGAGCTCAATATTCTTTGTCAAAAAACAACTGGAAGAAAGTGGAAAATTATCGTTAGTTGCTTTTATTATGTACTacagatttttatttttccaaacAAATTGCTATATCATAGTATGTATTTATTTACTCtaaggaaaaatatttttttttacatataagaGCAAATGTTTTTTGGTTCAAATGATTGGTCTATTGTTAGATACCAcataatatatcaattaaaaaaaaatcactgacatctaattaaaattgaatttagatTACTTGAAGAGTAGAATCATCGTTAtttctcaaaagaaaataaaatatttattattataatttttaagtatataaaaatatacattCTTAAAACCGTGACATTTATAggatatttttacattaataaaacaCATTTACCATCtattctaccaaaaaaaaactatagtaaTTTGTCTcaatataatatcattaataattttcaaCACAATTTTTTTCTATACTATAATTCATTGAAACTATATACTCAACTTCAAAAGTACTATTATActttaaaatgataataataaaaaatctacaaaaagtaaaaatgagtagtttgataaaaatgacttctatgttttttttaattgttacatttttaatataaatccAAAAAGTTTAAACGATATTTATTGTGATTCAAAAGAGTAATAGAAATattcatttgtttttataaataaaaagaattcaaCGTTTTCGTTTTGACATAAATGATTTAGACTAcctcaaataattaaattaaataactatatTTCTCAATctctatataataataattgcacAAATCTAAAACTAAgttatttttactaataaaaaactATGCTCTTTCTTTTAACAAACGATTTgtaatcttattaaaaaaaaaaagaatttagaaTAGGAATTTGAACAGGTTATATATGGGCGACTGCATCGGTTAATTGGACCAACACTTCCCCAACCTAACCAAAGAGGCCCAACACCTTCATTTGGTGGATTCTCATCCTAGAGATATGAAATTTTTACCCTGTACCCCTTATATTTTACCTTTACCccataaatataaaagaaatgatAGTTTTGCCctcttataaattttaatatttataaaaaaaaattcaattttatcgaaaaactttttttacgTTTTCCGGTACACATCATGTATTTCGGaaaactattttcaaatttttcggAAGTTACACTTCGGAAACCTTTTTCCATgtttaccggaaaacttgtgAAAAAATTTTCCGATACACaccaattttctttttttttaaataataccggaaaactttaaatAAGTTTTCTGGTAGAAACCTTATATAccagaaaacttaaaaaaagtttttcgataaatcttaatttgaaatgataaaatagtaaaaaaaaaatcaagggtatatttgctattttaaaaaatttatggggGTATAGGGTAACTTTTTCTAGAGATATCAAAGAAGAATATGCATggccaattttattttattaatagaattagACCCTAAAGGGCCAAGATTTATGTTAGGTTGGGTATAAAACGAGGTAAATGTTGTTTAGTCTTTTGATGTTGTTTCTCTACTTTTAAAtatactattaaaaattaaaatttaatagtatattttaacattatcgaaaattataatttgataaaaagttaaataattgaatgaatatttatttaaaatgaagtACAAGATAGGTAAAATATATACCTGTTTAGTATTTATCGCATTTGTTACTTTTTTAAAGAAAGTTATATGAtgaaagaaaagtaaaaaaagataaaatagaaattatatattaaataataagataattaattacatacaatgatacataaaatttatataattaatgagAAACAACTGATTAATATAACTAATTACATATaaataactaactaattaatacatataatattatttttgcaaaGATACAAACCTATTGTTAGAAATGGAGAAAACAAAAAAGAGGAACATTGAACCAAAACTTCAAATCTAGAGAAATAAATTACTATCCAATTCGCGGTGGACAGAGGCATCAACTATAAATTAATGGTGAGCAatgatgattatgatgaattcAACTATGGTGATGATGAAGGATGGAGTTTGATTTGGGAAAATAGAGAAGATGAGTTTAATTTGGGAAGAGAAGGtttgatttctatttaatttAGGGAATAAATCtatttagtatattttataaatattttatttttgaaaatttaatatataaatactattatttaattataatatatatatatatatatatatatatatatatttgttaaaatcaaatgttgatgtgatttttttaaatcgttagTATCACATCATTGTGAAGTTAGTAATGATATAGTCACATcataaattaaagagagagaaaaaaactcataaaattataataaaaaaagagaagcaaaattcaaattttaaaaatgaaaaactaaaagttaaatttagacacaatttaaaatgcatttaaattaaataaaataataaaatttaatcccAAATATGTGTAGTGTCACCACCCTGAAACTCGCTTTTTTTATTCAACCATATTTAAGTTGTTAGTTCCCTATTCAACTTCacatatcaacaaaaataatttagtaaaggacaaaattttgaaaatttgtaaatttgagatattatatataattttgaattcccttaaaaaattatttttaaatttataattaaaagacTTAAATTgtaaatcagaaaaaaaaaaattaaaaaaataagaagaagaactTAATCAAGGATCATATTAATGATATATCTATTTCTATCATAATATTATTACTATCATGCTTGATTAAGTTCTTAAAATATGTGTATTCAATCAATcttaaaaatatgtataattaaaGACGtatattaaagaattaaatatagaaataaTGTCTTAAAATCTGTgcattcaattttaaaaattgctcttttaaaattaaattttctattatttaattctttattatgtatctttatatatttattagcaAAACTCTAATAatcttgaataaaaataaaaattttgataCTCCCTTTGTAATTTTATgagtgatattttttaaaaaattatcttaaaataaatgttatttataacttttaatacaatttaattgttttttggtttaaatatgtctttagtccctataaatatattattttttattttagtctttgtaagtttttttgtttgaatttaatcCCTGTAAATTCAGACACAATCGATTTTATTCTATAACATCAAaccaacattaaaaaaaagagtATAGTGATAAGTGGTCCTATAAATTCACACCAATACAtcgatattttaaaaattaaaatattttatattactaattaataaatttattaattatcattaattagtattattttattaaaaaaatatgaatataaattaaaagcGGTGTTTAGGAATTTTTGAAAAACCCGTATTTATCTTCTGTGCTACGGCGGTTtgtcaactatttttttataacttttgacTTGACGttagagactaaaatcaatCGTCTTTTATTTTAGAGGgactaaattcaaacaaaaaaacttacgaatattaaaataaaaaaattatatatttacgatgattaaaaacatattcaaatctattttttttctctctctctatattatcttttaataattattacatACATAACTTTCAAAGTATAAGAAGATACTTTGTATTGATAGTGATAAAAATATTcgttaataattaaaatgaatagtttgataaaatattcttattttaatgattaaattttttaatatgtgtatggattttttaaatgatattcaTAAATGAAATGGAGGAAGTATTATGTTATCtttgccattttttttttttgttgtgacTGTAGCTTTGTCGTTATTGATGCTGCATTTTTTTTACAGACTCAAAGGAAAGCCAAATTTGTCTCTTGTTCAACGTATAGTGAAGGAAATCAGCCTAAAAAAACTTTACAAAAAATATGGAAGAAGCTTAATGCCTAAGCTTCGTTGTTTGGCTTCTTTGAGAAGCTCTCAAAGACGTGTCGGCAAATGCCACATACAAATTCACAATTAACGAAGGGCTTTCTTTGTATGCATTTGTGTCTATTCTACATACTTTGAACCCGTCATCCAAACCACTATTAGTCTACTACAATTTCAAATCATTTCTATTTCAACCCAAATGACAAAAACACCCCTCCAACGTGACTGGTCACTTGTTGATCCGATGAACGTTGACGACTACGAACTAATGTGGTGTACATAAGAAATACTATAAATCACAATTTccttaaatgaaaaaaaagatgtatagtcattagaatatgacaacgGTCAAAGAGTGcttcaaatatatttgttattgatccaaatataaaaatatattattgaaattatACGAGAATCAGTGTATTTAACTTTCtcttttgattatttaataaatgttttAAGACACTTTGTTAACATGATCACTAAAATATTTCTTCCCTAAGCTAGTATTACAAAAACAATTCAATCCAGCATTTAATCTGATGATTAATGAGTCTACGATTCAAGTGAAAATACTACAGCAAAATTAAAGCCAAGATAAAATCGATTGATAATACAAAAGtctttgaataaaatattataacatgtTTTGCATGAAAATTTGGACATGCGTTGTACCCCAACACTAAGTAGTTTTATGTCCATAAAATTTTATGCATAACTTTGAGAGTACTCAAATTTGATACCAGAACTAATATTAATATGAACTCCCAAAACTCCGTGGAAAAACACACGcccgataaataaataaataaataaataaataaataaataaataaaaagctaGTGTGTAAAGTTGTGTAACGTCTTAATTAAGAAGAATCAGGTTGCCCCTTATCCACTCTTGTATAGCATCACTTTTCTTAACCAAGTTTATTAGGAGAACTTCTACGTAAATTGATATGTTTTACATTTATAagagtaatattaatttatagtcaatttaaaaaaactttgtGGTAAAAAATAGATTATTTAGTATTTTGTGACCGTTTTGATCGCCACAAATactttttttactatatatattattctacaattctttctcttatttgttacttttaatttttctctacatttttttttctattttctctctacaaatattattcttcaacttttattttattttatgaattgtatgatataatttattgattttggaatattttattttatatggttataataataatataattaattattaacaatataattaatattaaaattatatttatatatatatatatatatatacatttaaattatattaatattaatttcaaattttataaaattattattttttaataaaattattcatttgtGACGGTCAAAATAATTACAGATAGAAGAATTTGTTACAacttaaatgatcaaattatgtgatttttctttctttgtaaTAACTTTTCGTTACAAAATTTGTGACGGCTTAAGCTTTTACGAcgattacaaaaaataaatcgtTGTGGCCGTCACAATTTTGTGAGTGAATTATTcttataatattgataattttaaattaattgaccaataattaaatgagatattttcgtaaact
Protein-coding sequences here:
- the LOC101512565 gene encoding serine/threonine-protein kinase-like protein ACR4, translated to MNLGEHIAYDIIMATLSMSLIVLGVFLFYYCKKKPVESEETLPIKQSARAYPLTEIDAATNGFNHRRIIGKGRLGTVYAGTLQELVAVKRIHPVLVLSKAGFGFSSVMKSLSLAQHTNVVSIIGFSEGPGERIIVMEFIRMSSLDFYLHGDNDGASLLDWNKRFKIAAGVARGLQYLHEVVSPNIVHGCVKSSNVLIDVNFCARICDYGLNFFGLVEKRGLIGYVDDEYWNNEGNGLGGSKESDVYGLGVILLEILSGRECEGGLLVKWALPLIKEMRFSEVLDPRLVIPCDMKPFVRLAKVALACVGNSRKCRPCVDHVVNILNNLEMEVCFLSN